GAGTGCTAATGGCCTTGGGAAAGAAACTGTCTCATAAATCTAGTGGTTCTGTGCTGCAAATGTCCCGTAGTGCCTGCCAGAGGGCAGCAGGTCAAACAGGTGGCAACCAGGGTGTGAGAAGTCTTTCAGACTGTTTGTGGCTCTTTTATGCAGCATGACAGGATGCTCTCTACTGACGAATGGTAGAAGGCCACTGGCAGTTTCACACTCAGAGTGTTTTTCCTGAGCACTCTCAGGAAGTGCGGACCGTACTGTGCCTTTTTGACAACAGCCTTGGTGTTGGCAGACCAGGAGAGGTTTTTCAGAAACGTGCGTTCCCAAGACTTTAAAGTTCTGAACCCTTTCCACACAGTCTCCGTTGACGAATAGTGGGAGAGGGTCTGCGCTGTGCTCCCTGAAATCAATGAGTTCCTTGGTTTATGTGGTGTTCAGTGTCAGACTGCTTGCTAAACACCACGCCATCAGTTTCTGAAACTGATCTCTGTAGGCAGACTCATCTCCTCCTGAAATGACTCTGACCACAGTGGTGTCACCTGAGTATTTAATGATGGTGTTGGTGGGATGGGTTGGTGTGCAGTCATAAGTGTAAAGTGACTAGAGTATTGGACTCAGCACACAGCCTTGTGGGTAGCCCGTGCTGAGCATGAGGGTTGAGCAGAGGTGGGGACCAATCTTGATAGTTTGTGGGCATTTTGTAAGAAAGGGAGGAGAATGACTAACAGTAAATGCGTTAACCACACAAACTTTTAGTAATAGATCCTGTGGCTTTCTCATATATTCTTGCAAGACTTTATTTGGCTTCAGCAGCAAAGACTAAAAGCTGCCAACTTGAGAGAGACTCTTTCAATAGGAGAGTTTCCATCACTGCTTTATTCTCAGCACTTTCTCCAAATGGGGAAAAATTTAGAAAGCTCTGAATAACTAAAATGCAATTTTGCAACAATTCCCTCAAAGTTAGTTCTCTCACAACAAAATTAGTGAAGATATTAGCACTATGAACTGTTGTTGCATTATCCTTGAGCACTTATCTGTAGGCAGCAGACTCATTAATTTTTGATTACCCGTAACAGCTTTTTCCGTTTGGAAATGAGAGTAATAAAGTCTCACTCCAGTCCTGCCcacaggacacacagacactagTGATTTATCACTTTAGAGAAACAACGAATACATGGTTAGggtgttttcatttgcaaaaaatctattgaacaacaaataaataaatattctcttaaaattgcaatttttaaCCTCGTAAGGCTCAAATGGCTTGGACCTTAGTTTTGtatcaacaataaaaaatgaattaatatttcCCGAAAGAAAATCtgagtcaattttttttttaatcaagtaaGAATCTCATGTGGTTCAATCTAATAAACTTTCTTTTACACTCACTGAACCTTCCAGTGTGTTTCATACTTGGCAGAGCATAAATGTGTAGAATTTAGAGGATTTTAGTAAAATTATATAGTTCAACAGTTTGgaaaaatatgcttattcacaATGTTGCCAAGGGTTAGATGAGacgatcaataccactctcaaatctgtacagtaaatatgacatTGGAGCCAGGAgacaattagcttagcttagtttatcttagcataaagactggaaacagggaaacagctatccTCGTTGTGtctgaaggttaaaaaaaaaaaaaaatctgcctaccagcacctctaaagctcacttattaatTCAGTGTATacagtttgtttaatttgtacaaaaactgcGTGAAAACGACACATTGTGGTCTGACGAGGCATGATGTGctagactatttcttggcttgAGAAAGTAACTTCCTTGGAAGCCATAACCCCCATAACttcatatacagttttttttgttcttgaaaCATTCTTGATTTCTAATTTTCTTAAGATGATAGTCATCCCTGTAAGCACACATCTTGTTGTCACTTATGTCACTGCTTTCTCTGTGAGAGTGTCACTTGACCTTGAAGGAAAGTGCCCAGGCAGGAAATGACAATGActcactgtgtgactgtgtcagAGGGAGCTATGACAAGCGCTCAGGGAGAGTGAACGAGACACGCCCTCTCCATCCCACCCACCCCCTTCAGATATGAGGGCTTAATTTAGATGGCCTCAACTCCAGCAGTCAGCCTCTCTGACTGATACAGTTTGTTTAGTCAGAACTGCTATGTACTGGAACAGTCAGGGACACACTGAGCTAACAAACAGAGTCACCCCAAACCTCTGCCAAGAACCCAGACTCCTTTGGACAGCTTTGACTTGATCATTTGTGCTTGAGTTTTAGTCCTTCTAGGACAACTCTATGAAGTTTAAGGTATAATCCTAAAATACTGCATTACCATTATAAAGCATTATATACAAACAAGGGGCTGCAACTTAATGagtattttcattgtcagttaTCTATcgttttgttttgattcacttATTAATTGCTTAGTCTATAAAGTGTGAAAATAGCTTAAAATTTCCATAATAATCTCTACCCTTCTATTTGCATATTTTGACCTTTTAAACAGTACAGTTCCCCagtatattcatatattcagtttatagtgatttaaaacagagaaaagcagcaaagccaAATTTTTGGGTAGCTGGAACTGGAGAACGTTTTGCATTTGTGCTTCACAAATGAATCCAGCACTTAATTATTGCATTAAAGCTGGGAtactcacaagagacagatttttttttttttaaatggtcaagGGTGCATCCAGGTGACCTCGTAGTTTAAATGCAAACCATGTAACTGATTGATTGCAGATGGGGACAACTGTTGCATATCATACCCCACTCTCTCTTCTGTCTATTTCTacactgtcaaactgtcaataaagacaataaatgacaaaaaaagttcaaaattgaagcagcagtggCTGGCCTGTCCTTTAGTCCCTAATAcgggtcaagctccaaaaacaccgCATCCACCATTAATCTCTGTGTAACTCAATAGTGTCTTTCACTCCAGCATTCCAAGATGGCATCCCACTCATTCCTATGGAAGTTGCTCATCTGGGGCTTTTGCTGAAAAAGCCCTACAGCAAAGAGACTTCCTTTGGAAGAGCTGCTTGACTTCCTGCTGGCTTCCTGCACACATGAATGGCATAAAATAATCCTCTCGGCTGTCCGCATTTTATTGATTTGTGACGCAATTAAATTCTGATGATACGAAGAGTCATTCTGGGGCGTTTGTGGTGCTCAAAATGTATTCACCCTTTTGCAGCTGCTCCTTTCTAACGATCGTGCgtggaaaaatgtcttttttgccTGTGTGCATCGTGCAATACTGCAATACCAAGTGTGCCCACAATGTCAAAACTGCCTCACAGCCCATCACTGCCCCTGGCGACTTGTCTTTGCCTGGTAAATTCCCATGTCTTTTCAAATCCCACACCCCCCTGTTCATGTTGAAAATCTATAATCTCCAAGCCCAAGCCACATCACACTCATCGGGGgttgtttttcagacttttgaacACTCTCTTTAGAGCCCAAATAGACATTATACAAATGTTGTCACAAGCTAAGTAGTACAGCCTATAACAAGTAAATGGAcctttgtgtgtaaaatcagtggagtgcccctttgAAGGATGAATCAAAACGCTTGACCAATTTTCTGTGTcttgactaactgattaatcaactaatttttTCAGAACTAATATAAACTAAAAGCGCTACGAACCAAAAGTGAGTCAAACTAGATATTACAAAACCCTCTGTTTATACTGTTTATGCTGCCTTCCTGGAATTCTCACAGCTGATGTACATGACAGAGCTATCTGGATTAATCTATGATGAAATATCATCTTAATCCTTGTATTTTTAGGGGATTTGGACTTGAGCGTTCTAATCTCAGTCAGGAAATGATTATTGTGAAGAGTGAGATTAGACAGGTAAGCTAATTTTGTAAATGGGACCATGAGGCGGAAGAGGTCTGTAAAGCCCCACATTTGACTCCAAACCTCATATGGCTGCATTTTCCCATAGCAATGAAACTCTCATCTCCCACAGTGtaccactgactgactgacactaCATGGAAAACAGGCAGCAAATCTCAACAACGTCAACAGCCACAAATTACAATATGCTTTTGACTCTGACTTTGACTCTGTTGTGTGGTTGATTCATTGAATTTATATTACTAAACCTCCAAGCAACTTtaatctgcatgtgtgtgcacaagttGAGCGTCTGCTAATGCCTGTCTATCATCTCAGAGTTCTCATAAACCATCTGTGCCCACAGGACAGCTGGGAAATAGTGGAGGGCCTGCGAGGAGGCTTCGGCAATGTCCTGGAGCCCCAGAAACAGGAGGGCTACATGCTAAAGAGGAGAAAGTGGCCCATGAAGGGCTGGCATAAGGTATAATCCAACACCTGTCAGGTCCGTAAATGACCCATGCTGAATAACACTTACTCATCTCTCAGAGTGATAGACTTCATGAggtatttttagacatttgagATAGCCGCTCCTAATAAAGTCACAGTGAAGTCATTTCAGTGTGCGTTGATTAACCTTCAGTTAAGATGTTCCTGCGACCGGCCAGCACCTGATCGCTGATACTGGCTGTGTATGTGGAGTTCTGTTCACTGTATTTTTAGACATACTTGACAACTGAGTGTCATTTCCATTTACCGATTTTACGCTACGCTTTCCGGGTtcctttcacaaaaaaagaaatctgctgACATgactcagttttgttttaaactaaTTGAATTAGCTTATGCAGAAGATGGTGTCAGCCGTAGAGGAGTCACATGTGACCTGAGTCAGTGCCTCTTCGCGCTCTGTCTAAAAGCTTTCGCAGGGATGATACCGTCAGAATATCTTGGTGCTCCTCTCAGATGCATTAGCTGATGGTCTGTTGGTTAATAGAGCTGTATACATTTAGTATTGACTTACAGTCAGAGCTTTTCAGGTCTTTGTGCTCTCAGCAGTCTGATTCTGGTGATGTACAGTAAGAATACCAAGAATTTACAAAGAATGGAGGAGAAATATTGCAGACAGTGAAAGGACGAGATATAAAGGAAGGCAGATGCAAGACAACATCCTGGGATTACAAACATCTCACTGCAGACATTATACAACATGCATTAAGGAGACGCTGACTATGTTATGATCAGAGTCATAACAGTGATTTCAGAATTGCTGCCAGATATGTTGCATATCATCCCTGCTGCATCTCATTTGCTCAttgtccttttttctccctACAGCGATACTTTTTCCTGGACAAGGGCATCCTGAAGTATGGCAAGTGCAGTGCTGATGTGAGTACAAAAGCCTGCCGGCTGCATACTATGTGGGCTTGTCAGTTAGAGGATTACAAAGGACACTTTATGTCTTTTGTAATGTTCTTGTTGTACTGCTGGCTGCCTTTGCCAGAACATCTGTCTGTGCCTGTACATACTAAAGGCCCTCATTCCCTCACAATCTCTTAATCATTGGTAAGAATCACTAGCTGCCTTTCACCTGCAAATCTCACATAATTATATACCCATTATATAGCCATTCAGAAACTCTGCTTGGCCAGGGCTAAGCAAATAAATGACTGTTATTGCTGctttaaacacaaaatgatgcatttaaaaactgaacagcaTTCTGTTGCATTTGCATGAGGTCCGGTCCAATATATTTATAACATCATGTGTTGACTTTGCCTTGCAGATTGAGAAAGGGAAACTGCATGGCTGCATTGACGTTGGTCTCTCTGTCATGGCTATTAAGAAGAAAGCAAAGTGCATCGATCTTGATGCCGAGGAAAACATCTATCACCTGAAGGTAAACCACAAGGCTAATGAACATAAGGCATTCCCCACTGGTTTACAGGAAGTGATGTAAAACATAGATTATTCAGattattcatattaaaatgactttaaaataacCTCATGTGTTGTATATGTGGGCTAGAGGGAATTACTGCTCATACTGTACCTGTTTTCCCACCGACTCACCTCCTCCATCTTACTTCTCTCTGTGTTGATTTCTGGTGGCGGTATCTGCTCTGCAGATTAAATCACAGGAGCTGTTTGATGAATGGGTGTCCAAGCTGCGTCACCATCGGCTCTATCGGCAAAATGAGATTGCCATGTACCCTAATGAGAAGTCCTTGTACTATCCCCACTGCCCCTCCCCCAACTCCCCCAGCATGGCTGAGAGTGCCTCTATCAGAAAGGTATACTTGTCCACTACACAGCATACTGTTGATGAAAACTATGGGATCTGTATAAAATAAGTGCTTTCTCCTGTCTTTCTGCTTGAGATTATCATTGTTTCATCAGCAATATTTCCTGAAGATGAAGCCCCTATACTGAAGCATTTTATGAAGGAGGCAAATTGTTATTGGTCTGACCTTTGGGTTTGTTTGCTATTGCAGTGTATGTCTATACGAAGGCAGTCCACAGTGCATTCTGTAGGAGCCTTCCCTTTAAGCTGCAACAGCCAGGCCAAGGTAACAGCTTGGCTCCAGTCATCTGATGACATGGACAAGTGCTCCAAAGGTGAGACAACAGAGCTCTCCCTTGTGATTTGTGGAGTTTCACTATTACCTGATGAACTTCTCACTTTCTTTGCTGATTTGATATCATTTTCTGACTTCTGATTTCAAACCCTATCTCTTGGTTTCTCAGCAAGATGTTAAAATTTGATTTGGCTGAGACTCAGTGACCAGCTAGCTAAAACCATTGGTTAAACTTTGGTTGGATCTGGGATTTCCACCATGAGATCatttgcacttttacttttaggTTATAAGATGCATTCTTGTGCTGGTGGATAAGTCATACATCTAGGAATTTCAAGTGGGACGCTAAACCCACATACAccattttgttcaaaaaaaaaaaacctgagaaaaatcattaattaaacATAAACCTATGTAGAGGCTGCAGCTGGGAGGTTGGAGAATTGTTCAGTGTTTGTGAAGGTTTGTGTTATATTCACCGCCTTCTAGTTACAGTAAAATTGCCAGTGAGAGTGACAGGAGAGCTAACCTTGGTGAGTCCAGCTttttcatttgtacatttgtcaGATGTTGTTCCTTCCAAAAAAGCTATTGATTACTGAGGTACTGTTTATCTCAGTTTTCATCTAGTAGGATCCTGATGATGGCTGTCAACACTTCCCCCAGCTGTTAAAGAGAGAAGTTATGATTTTTTAAACCAAACCGTTTCCACAACAGCTCAGTCATACAGGGTTGCCAGTTATTTAGTTGTCCGCCACTCctcatttaattttacatcCAGGTACCAGGTAAGTATCCGTATTCGCAAGTGGGCTTTGTTTCTGACAGTAACTTCGATGAAGCAAGTAACTTGAGTTTTCTTTTGAGCTAACGCAGCCAATTGATCATCCGTGGGAACCACACAGACACCATGACACAACTGTCCTTAGACTGTACGATCATCAAATGTTCTTTCAAGGGCGATACAACTTGATGCCTCATTTTCGTTGACtcaccttctcctctttctgacCCTGGCAGAGTTGGTGCTTGTTGTGTTGGTTCTGGTGCTATGTGAAGTCAGTCAGGTTTAGTTAGCATAGCTTTTCTCTCCTGTCCCTTATCCCATAAGGGTGCTAAAGCAATGACCCATAGTTTGGCAGAAGATGTAAACTTTTAAGGATTGGCACCTCAAGCTTAAGGATACTCATTGTAAACCTACTTCTATCTTCTGGAGTTACTGACTTTATGGATAGTAGGGTACGAGCCATTTTTACAGCCTGTCCTGGTTGGCCAAACCAGTACATCTAAATTTTCGTGTGCTACTCTCTTCTCCtgttgatttctttttcctACTCTCAACAGACTTGTCAGTCTGTGAAGCCTACCTGCTGGAGCTCAACCACCTGCTTCAGAGTATGGAAGTCCTCCATCGTACCTATTCTGCTCCATCTATCCAAGCCCTGCAGGTCAGCACTCTGTTTTTGATTCCTTTCAACTTCACATGCAGAGCAGGTCTGGTCATCATAATGGCAATTCAAGATTAAGTCTGCTGAAATGTCTAGTCAATTAATCACATCCAAAATATTAGATAACTCTGACCTTTATGCAAAGTAACTTgtcttgtcatttcttttcttatttctctccACCAATATTTTTTGTAGCCCttaaaggtactatatgtaaGTACTTGCTATTGCTatatagccaacgttagcattaaaagctgtttacttactagtctagaagaaacattgcgaATTCAGCATCagacttcattcctttactcaccaagagctgtctccagcagtggaaagcaacacccatgttaactcttgttttgcttctatttctgtcacttcttttcttctactgactTTAGCATGCTcaccagctagccccggcccgtcccATCTTGTAATACTAATTTTTGATAGTGAGTCAATGTACGTTCCACTCTGCCCTCAGCTCGGCATGACAGGATGAAGTAGCGCTGCTAAGAGGGCATATTCTAACCttttgtcttgtaaacacaaagatggctgaagctcttggcaagtgacCACTATCACTACCACCAGCATCACCTGGTCGCACCTTTAAGTCATTTGCTACAAAATATAGAACTTCATGCATCTTGCACTGCCAGTTCGAAATAATTTCCTACGAAAATACTCTGCCTCAAACATGAGTATCTTCTTTACTGTTCACTAGGCATCTACATTTGACAGCcccaagaaagaaaagagacatcCAAGGAAATGGCGCgctaaaaactacaacaaagaTGTCAAAACAACTCTGCAGGTAGACAACGTAACAATGAAGTGTGATCAAACTCaatctttttttagtttgtcCCTCAAAGTTCTTTCCCTCCTGCATTACTGTAGGTACCCAGCTGCATCTCTGCTGGCTCTATCCGCCTCCATGCCTCTAACCCCAACCTCTCCACCGCTGCACTCGGCAATGACAAAGCCGACTCCGAATCACTGGATTCTCCTTTTGATGTGGCCAAGCTGCAGGAGGACTTCTGCCGTATTGCCACCAACTGtgagtaaattattttaattaacagtTTGATTTTGACAAGTACGTCTGACAAATTCAGggttttaaagattattttacaAACTGAGAGAAACTCTACAGGTGCATAATTTTTCAGACGCCTCAATTATGTCCAATAAATCTGTCTTCATGCCGTCTTATTTGCAAGTAAGATAGGACTGGCATGGTGTTGCTGTTAATAAGGAATAGAAGTGACAATGGTGCAGCAATGGCAGCTGCTAATTACTGAttaactgtctgtctctgttttcattcatttggattCTGATGATGTTCCCCGTCAGCATTTCCCCAAGGTGTTACTAAGTGAGAAGTTCTCATTTTCTAAACCAAAAAGCTTGGAAAATCATTTGTAACCAGAAGATTGCGCCATAGGGGTCTAATTTAGTGTTTCTGCCACACATTGAAATTTATATTCAGATACCTGATGCTTGACATGGAATAATAAGGAGGATTTGTGTTTTACATAATGGTATCAAGATTTTAAAGTTGGTCCAGGGAATAGCTGTGAATGCatttaaaatgccaaatgtaTACCCTTTCCAAATTATGAAGCTAAAGATGTGTGATGATCTTAATTTAATACAGTGATGCATTATCACTGCCAGCATTTTCATTAATGTGACTCCCTAAGCACTGATTATGAAGTGTGTGGTAAAATGAACGTCATAAAACAAAGACTGTAGCTTGCTCAGCGATATGGGATAATCAAAATTTCACTTATGTTCCATTTTATTAGAACCATCGTGTGATAGACTGTCAATGGATCTACTGTGACAGGATCTAAATTGCTCTGAAATTAATAGGAATTCGTTTGCACTTAAAGCTCCCCACTTTTTCTCTTGTTGCCACAGTGCATGCGACCATGAAGTCAGCCCTGAGTTCACTGacatctgagagagagagattaaagcAAAGTCTGGACCATGAAACATGTCCCTCTAACTCACCACAGGTTGTCGGTTTGAAGAACGCACTGGTAACGGTACGTGGAATAGTACGTACTCACACGCAGACACAGAATTCCTACCAGTCAGTAGAAATATGGTAGGCtttccactttcttttagtctttTGCACTGCTCTCAGATGCTGTGTCCTCCCACACCACTTGCAAGGCACGACACACTGATGAGCCTTTTAGAGGAACGCTGTTGAGATGCCTGCTCACCTGAACAAGACCATGTTCAACTGTCATGTTTCCACTGGCGGCTGCCTCCCACCCAGAGtctctttctattttctgtctttacagACACatggtcattgtcatgctgacTTCTTTTGCCACACTAGAACTTGTGTGCTCTCTATGCCAACacatgtctttgtctttaaataAACACCCTGCTGGGTGTTagcttttcttcctgtttactCAGCTTCTACCTAATCTACCTCACACAGGGTCAGTATTGGGTGAGTAATATAATTTGGGCTCCCATTGCTTCTTGTCTGATGTCTGCAGtgacaacacatacacacgtctCTATAGTAAAGGTACTTGATTgaataaaaaattcaattcagCTTTCAGAATTGGTTGGCTGTGTGCTATAAACGATGTTTACACTGGTTATGTTTCCAGGCTTTAGCCCAGAACTCTGAGCTGAGAGAGCGCCTGTGCAAGATTCATGCTGAGTCCCAGATCATAGAGCCCACACTAATAAATCTCACTGCCCCCGTACAGGTGGGTGCAGGAGTGCAGTGACTCTACTCCCTTTCCCCCACCGtcatgatgattattattatatccgtctttttttttttttcatcccacGCAGCCTTCTTGCCACAGAATGAATGAGCTgtcccttccctctcttctaGATTCAACAAATGTTGCGCTCTTCTCACCCCCTCACTCTACTCACTTTCTTTTATGATGACAATGACTATAAAAAGTGAACAGATTTTCTTTACCCTTGCCAGGAAACACTGCTTCCTGTATTAAGTTGTATTTCTGTTCTTTCCAATGAGAAAGTGCCTCCTCTAAGTCCTGCGGTTGTGTACACACACGGGTCAGGAGGAGGACCTCTAAATGCCTGGCACATTATTGTCTCCTAAAGGATGCTCTTTGCTCACTTAATCAGATTTGCTGACCAGAGAGTGAACTGATCTACTTAATCGTGTAATGGGAAATTTGTCAAACACGGAGCGCAAAACTAATGCACCATCTCTAGAATTATTTCCTGGCTAATTAATCAGTTTCAGCAATAACAAAGGATAGAGAGGTGTGCTCACTTCCATGTTTGGTTTGTAATTGGTGACGTGTTTTTAGTTATTGTGAGAACTGTGTGACTGCTTTAAGTCCATATTAAATGTGCATCTTGTTTTATGTCAACAACCTCAACTTGCCAGACAGTTTGTGATAATGCACAAGAGTTGGTTAGCACTTTTGTTGCAAACTTGCACAACTGACAGGCTTTCAAGAATTAATACAGTAATACACTATATTGTAATAGTGTCTctagaaaaatgtttaattgataGAATATAGTATATACTTTTGTGAAAATGGTCTATACCTGTGGCTGAATCCTTTAATTACACAAATTTTAATTCTGAAGTGTTCAGATTTTTAGAAGTTCATCATTTGACCAGTTTATGGCATTCAAATGATGGCCCATATGaacatgttgctgtttttattaaaaaagaaagagactaTACACTGAAATATCTATCAACCTCTATGAAACTGAAAGCACGTCATACTGCAGAGAATAAATATAGTTTACCCAATAACTGATTTCTGCTTTTTGAGAAATTTTCAGggctttgcttttcttttcagtaacaCTTATATTGTGATGCACTGTACCGCACTATAGATAACTGTCTTTCAATACATAGCATATcaattttttgtgttgtgataCTGTCATTAGCTACACATTGTGGTTGTATTATCTTCTGAATTACCCCGTGATTGCCTCCCTTCCTGCCTACAATGATGTTGCCCTTTTTCTTGCTCTTAATTATAGCTGTGGACATTATGTCTCTTAGAAACAGGATTCTGTGGATGAATCCCGCTCCCTCGTACACCAAGCATCCAATGAAAGCAGAGCTTCAATTGCAGAGTCTCTGTCTGAGTTCTTTGATGCACAGGAAGTTCTGTTGTCTGCTAgttcctctgaaaatgaggtaAGTGTGGTGTTGAATTGTTACTGTAAGCAGTTGCACTGATTTACTCAGAATCAGCCAGTGGCATAAACTTTCAACACTGACATTTGGGgcttttgagtcatttttcttgTTCACAACCAAAAAGTTAATTCCAGATCTGCTGCAGCTCTTGTTTTATGAGGAGATCTGCatgaaacaacagagaaaaaaaaaaagaatccaacAAAATTACCACCAGAGGTTCTTAATTTACTTATTGCCTCTTACCCAACACTTAATCAATTCTGTCTCTGCAATTCTGTCTCTGCAATGCAATATGTGTCTAGAATTCAGTTTCTTTCTGTTGCAGAGAGAACAACATGCCTTTCATCTAAACATTATGGTTGGAGACATCTTAAAGTCTTAAAGCTAAGTTTTTATGACGTGTGTCATACAAAAAGTCTGCTCTCTGTTACTTCATTCTTGTCCTCCTTCAGTGTTAATGTGGCATTCCTGATCAGATAGCAGCTAGAGCggaaacaatgtgaaaacagaagtTAAATActttaatctaaaaatacagGAAGCTGAGGTGCAAATTTGTCATCAGGTCCTAAGGGACCATTCATCTCCAGTGCCTTAGATCTTCTGCTGACATGACAGGATGTTGAAAGAGACCTGCTCAGTCCCTTGTTGCAGGTGGTACTAAAAATGTATCTTCTGTCTATTAGCTTAAAtttggatggttttttttttaggtgtcaGAGGATGACTCATACATTAGTGACATTAGCGACAACATTTCCATGGACAACTTCAGCAATGGGACAGAATGTGAGAGACCAAACTCAGGTAAAGTATGGAACAAAGAGCTGCAATACTGGCCCCAGTGCAATCTCATGGATTCGGTTACAAATTTCATTTGCTATTTGCTCATGGTCTTACCTGAGCTCACACACTATTTGTCCCCAGGCTCTGTGGAAGATGGCACTGTCCTCTGTCAGCGTAGATCCTGTCTGCCCTCTCCCAGCCCCAACGACAGCACCATCAGCCTCTGGAACATCCTCAGGAACAACATCGGCAAGGACCTGTCCAAAGTGGCGATGCCTGTGCAACTTAATGAGCCGCTCAACACCCTGCAGAGACTGTGTGAGGAGCTGGAGTACAGCGAGCTGCTAGACAGAGCTGCTAACACACAGGACCCTTTTGAACGTATGGTGAGATGGCAAAGTCACTTTTGCTGTTTGAGTGCTCCGATCACATGCCCACTTCAAGCCCTCAATGGGCCTCCTGACTCTGTCCAGAGTTTGAAAAActtctaccagcacctctacagctcactagttaacatgttaaattgttagtttaatccatacacaaacacattttttaaacttgagCTTCATAACTTTAAAccgtagcttcatatttagcacaAGGACACAGGAGTGGTATCTCagctaactcttggcaagaatgCAAATAAGATTATTTATCAAAACTATCAAACTATTCTTTAACAGCAATGT
This sequence is a window from Xiphias gladius isolate SHS-SW01 ecotype Sanya breed wild chromosome 22, ASM1685928v1, whole genome shotgun sequence. Protein-coding genes within it:
- the osbpl3b gene encoding oxysterol-binding protein-related protein 3 isoform X5 yields the protein MGSEERNSAMSQKISSLSRSNSSSSSKHDSRQDSWEIVEGLRGGFGNVLEPQKQEGYMLKRRKWPMKGWHKRYFFLDKGILKYGKCSADIEKGKLHGCIDVGLSVMAIKKKAKCIDLDAEENIYHLKIKSQELFDEWVSKLRHHRLYRQNEIAMYPNEKSLYYPHCPSPNSPSMAESASIRKCMSIRRQSTVHSVGAFPLSCNSQAKVTAWLQSSDDMDKCSKDLSVCEAYLLELNHLLQSMEVLHRTYSAPSIQALQPLKVLYASTFDSPKKEKRHPRKWRAKNYNKDVKTTLQVPSCISAGSIRLHASNPNLSTAALGNDKADSESLDSPFDVAKLQEDFCRIATNLHATMKSALSSLTSERERLKQSLDHETCPSNSPQVVGLKNALVTALAQNSELRERLCKIHAESQIIEPTLINLTAPVQKQDSVDESRSLVHQASNESRASIAESLSEFFDAQEVLLSASSSENEVSEDDSYISDISDNISMDNFSNGTECERPNSGSVEDGTVLCQRRSCLPSPSPNDSTISLWNILRNNIGKDLSKVAMPVQLNEPLNTLQRLCEELEYSELLDRAANTQDPFERMVYIATFVVSGYASSYYRTGGKPFNPVLGETYECDRPDKGFRFAAEQVSHHPPISACHAESKNFVFWQDLRCKNKFWGKSMEIVPVGTTHVTLPEFGDHYEWNKVTSCIHNILSGQRWIEHYGEISIRNSSSDICQCKITFVKAKYWNSSVNEVEGTITDQKGKVVHRLFGKWHEAVFCGNPPSATCIWRANAMPVDHEQYYGFTKFAIELNELDPSLKLLLPPTDTRLRVDQRLLEEGNLEAAEEQKQRIEQLQRDRRRVLEENNVTHQPTFFRRSKDDTWVSNNTYWELRRDLGFAHINFPTLW
- the osbpl3b gene encoding oxysterol-binding protein-related protein 3 isoform X1, with the protein product MGSEERNSAMSQKISSLSRSNSSSSSKHDSRQDSWEIVEGLRGGFGNVLEPQKQEGYMLKRRKWPMKGWHKRYFFLDKGILKYGKCSADIEKGKLHGCIDVGLSVMAIKKKAKCIDLDAEENIYHLKIKSQELFDEWVSKLRHHRLYRQNEIAMYPNEKSLYYPHCPSPNSPSMAESASIRKCMSIRRQSTVHSVGAFPLSCNSQAKVTAWLQSSDDMDKCSKDLSVCEAYLLELNHLLQSMEVLHRTYSAPSIQALQPLKVLYASTFDSPKKEKRHPRKWRAKNYNKDVKTTLQVPSCISAGSIRLHASNPNLSTAALGNDKADSESLDSPFDVAKLQEDFCRIATNLHATMKSALSSLTSERERLKQSLDHETCPSNSPQVVGLKNALVTGQYWVSNIIWAPIASCLMSAVTTHTHVSIVKALAQNSELRERLCKIHAESQIIEPTLINLTAPVQKQDSVDESRSLVHQASNESRASIAESLSEFFDAQEVLLSASSSENEVSEDDSYISDISDNISMDNFSNGTECERPNSGSVEDGTVLCQRRSCLPSPSPNDSTISLWNILRNNIGKDLSKVAMPVQLNEPLNTLQRLCEELEYSELLDRAANTQDPFERMVYIATFVVSGYASSYYRTGGKPFNPVLGETYECDRPDKGFRFAAEQVSHHPPISACHAESKNFVFWQDLRCKNKFWGKSMEIVPVGTTHVTLPEFGDHYEWNKVTSCIHNILSGQRWIEHYGEISIRNSSSDICQCKITFVKAKYWNSSVNEVEGTITDQKGKVVHRLFGKWHEAVFCGNPPSATCIWRANAMPVDHEQYYGFTKFAIELNELDPSLKLLLPPTDTRLRVDQRLLEEGNLEAAEEQKQRIEQLQRDRRRVLEENNVTHQPTFFRRSKDDTWVSNNTYWELRRDLGFAHINFPTLW